The proteins below are encoded in one region of Buttiauxella gaviniae:
- a CDS encoding LLM class flavin-dependent oxidoreductase codes for MSYRISLLDKSPVAQDDTPGEALKHTLNLAQLAETWGYHRFWIAEHHNTSRLASSSPELLIAWIIGQTHRIRVGSGGVMLQHYSPYKVAENFNLLASLAPGRVDLGVGKAPGGLPLSTRALQAGVHQEEKGSFADQLAQLDNWLSLPAAAEDEEEALRATPVPERTADRFLLGASLESAKLAANLDWNFVYAAHLNGDKNLMREVLNAWRSQSPRDTLVAVQVIVAPDAQKADELAKLVEIWSVELENAQRVSVGSEAQAHAFARQAGSAIKRLERREPSLIKGTAETVHAGLAALSEEFGINEFIIDTPIASPEARFQSLRLLAGVTPVKSVSDFTAEHEAW; via the coding sequence TGTCTTATCGAATCAGTCTGCTGGATAAAAGCCCGGTCGCGCAGGACGACACCCCAGGCGAGGCTCTGAAGCACACGTTAAACCTGGCTCAGCTTGCGGAAACCTGGGGTTATCACCGTTTCTGGATTGCCGAGCACCACAACACCTCACGCCTGGCAAGCTCTTCACCGGAACTGCTGATTGCGTGGATTATCGGGCAAACGCATCGCATTCGCGTCGGCTCCGGCGGGGTGATGCTGCAACACTACAGCCCTTACAAAGTGGCGGAAAACTTCAATTTACTGGCAAGTCTTGCACCGGGGCGGGTTGATCTTGGCGTGGGTAAAGCGCCGGGTGGTCTGCCGCTTTCCACGCGAGCCTTGCAGGCGGGCGTCCATCAGGAAGAGAAAGGATCTTTTGCCGATCAGCTTGCCCAACTGGATAACTGGCTCTCACTACCCGCAGCCGCCGAGGATGAAGAAGAAGCCTTACGTGCCACACCGGTTCCCGAGCGCACTGCCGATCGTTTCTTACTGGGCGCAAGCCTGGAAAGTGCGAAGCTTGCCGCAAATCTGGACTGGAACTTTGTCTACGCCGCTCATTTGAATGGCGATAAAAATCTGATGCGCGAAGTGCTCAACGCCTGGCGCAGCCAAAGCCCGCGCGACACGCTGGTGGCGGTGCAGGTCATTGTGGCGCCTGACGCACAAAAAGCGGATGAACTGGCAAAGCTGGTGGAAATCTGGAGCGTTGAGCTTGAAAACGCCCAGCGTGTCAGCGTCGGGAGTGAAGCGCAGGCTCACGCTTTTGCACGCCAGGCAGGGAGCGCCATTAAACGGTTAGAACGTCGTGAACCCTCCCTGATAAAAGGAACGGCCGAAACCGTTCATGCGGGGCTTGCGGCCTTGAGTGAAGAATTTGGTATCAATGAATTCATTATTGATACCCCGATAGCCTCTCCTGAAGCTCGTTTTCAATCACTGCGTTTGTTAGCAGGCGTTACGCCGGTGAAATCGGTTTCTGATTTCACCGCCGAACATGAAGCCTGGTAA
- a CDS encoding M20 peptidase aminoacylase family protein — protein sequence MTFAQQLIDWRRELHQNPELSGKEVETTARIRHWLESAGLRLLPYSLTTGVVAEVGHGEKVIALRADIDALPIHETSGVEFSSQHDGVMHACGHDVHSSVILGAALLLKARESQLAGRVRLLFQPAEENFTGAKALIKAGALENVSAIFGMHNEPGLPVGTFATRGGAFYANVDRFVLRIKGKGAHAARPHEGNDPIVLASQLVLALQTIASRNINTLDSVVVSVTRIEGGNTWNVLPESVELEGTVRTHRADIQKQVEKRISDIAAGLATAFGAQIEVEWFNGPITLINDEKWAAFAMDVAKEVGYQTQTSELHMGGEDFAVYLQTIPGAFVSMGSDSAYGLHHSAFNPDEALIEDAARYFATLAEQALLKN from the coding sequence ATGACATTTGCACAACAGCTTATCGACTGGCGACGTGAACTTCACCAGAACCCGGAGTTGTCGGGTAAAGAGGTGGAGACGACCGCACGGATCCGTCACTGGCTGGAATCCGCTGGCCTGCGCTTGCTGCCTTATTCGCTTACAACGGGTGTGGTTGCGGAAGTAGGTCATGGGGAGAAAGTCATTGCCCTGCGGGCGGATATTGACGCCCTGCCAATTCACGAAACCAGCGGCGTTGAATTTAGTTCGCAGCATGATGGCGTAATGCATGCCTGCGGGCATGACGTTCACAGCAGCGTGATTCTGGGCGCGGCGCTGTTATTAAAAGCGCGCGAATCGCAATTAGCCGGGCGCGTCCGTTTGCTGTTTCAGCCTGCGGAAGAGAATTTCACCGGGGCAAAAGCGCTGATTAAAGCCGGTGCGCTGGAAAACGTAAGCGCCATTTTTGGCATGCACAACGAGCCGGGCTTACCGGTAGGCACTTTTGCCACACGCGGCGGCGCGTTTTATGCCAACGTCGACCGCTTTGTGTTGCGGATTAAAGGCAAGGGCGCGCATGCCGCGCGTCCACACGAAGGCAATGACCCGATTGTGCTTGCCAGCCAGTTGGTTCTGGCGCTCCAGACTATCGCCAGCCGCAACATTAATACTCTGGATTCCGTGGTTGTCAGCGTGACGCGCATTGAAGGGGGAAATACCTGGAATGTGTTGCCTGAAAGCGTCGAACTGGAGGGAACGGTGCGTACCCATCGGGCTGATATTCAAAAACAGGTTGAGAAACGAATCAGTGATATTGCCGCCGGTTTAGCCACTGCGTTTGGGGCGCAAATTGAAGTGGAGTGGTTTAACGGGCCAATCACATTGATCAACGATGAAAAATGGGCCGCGTTTGCGATGGATGTCGCAAAAGAGGTGGGCTACCAGACGCAAACCTCCGAACTGCACATGGGCGGCGAAGACTTTGCCGTTTATTTGCAAACCATCCCCGGTGCGTTCGTCAGCATGGGTAGCGACAGCGCTTATGGTTTACACCATTCGGCGTTTAATCCGGATGAGGCATTAATTGAAGATGCGGCGAGATATTTCGCAACGCTTGCCGAACAGGCGCTCCTGAAAAACTAA
- a CDS encoding GNAT family N-acetyltransferase, protein MREQFRDVSPEAPELQPIISGLFGEYEARYGDYFSRDAEVELTEWYLAPQGLFIVLERNGEIIATGAYKPFDEHTAEIKRIWTHASLRQQGVAQRVMRELESRAQLAGYSQLYLTTGFRQPEAVKLYLSLGYQPQFDTNRNPEEYSVAPYDGRLRFTKVLALTPLSKTA, encoded by the coding sequence ATGCGCGAACAATTTCGTGATGTTTCACCCGAAGCGCCGGAACTCCAGCCGATCATTAGCGGGCTGTTTGGCGAATATGAGGCACGTTACGGCGACTATTTTTCCCGTGATGCGGAAGTCGAACTGACCGAGTGGTACCTGGCGCCGCAGGGGTTATTCATTGTGCTGGAGCGCAACGGCGAAATCATTGCCACCGGCGCGTATAAGCCCTTCGATGAACATACCGCAGAGATAAAACGTATCTGGACGCACGCTTCCCTGCGCCAACAAGGTGTGGCGCAGCGCGTGATGAGAGAGTTGGAAAGCAGGGCGCAGCTTGCGGGTTACAGCCAGCTTTACCTGACGACGGGGTTTCGACAGCCAGAAGCGGTGAAGCTCTATCTAAGCCTTGGGTATCAGCCGCAGTTCGATACGAACCGTAATCCCGAAGAATACAGCGTTGCGCCCTATGACGGACGACTGCGTTTTACCAAAGTGCTGGCGCTAACTCCGCTTAGCAAAACGGCCTGA
- a CDS encoding amino acid ABC transporter permease, with the protein MPSTIKVVPARYPLRTLGAVVALFVLAIVVQSVAFNPRWEWSVFARWFFDPVILEGLAQTLLLTLIGTVLSVAFGGLLALARLSSSWLLNSLAWSYIWLFRSLPLIVVLIILYNFSYLYDTLSIGIPFTQIQWGSYQTINVLGQFSTAVVGLTLVQSAYTAEIIRGGFLGVDHGQYEAAAALGLPAWRRTVRIILPQALRTILPSGFNEIISLAKGTAMVYVLAMPELFYTIQMIYNRTQEVIPLLMVGAVWYLVITSVLSLIQHLVERWLARSERRSAINQQNPARNPSRQPVLQTQEAAHVPLP; encoded by the coding sequence ATGCCCTCAACCATTAAAGTCGTTCCGGCGCGTTACCCGCTGCGAACGCTGGGGGCGGTCGTCGCACTGTTTGTGTTGGCGATAGTGGTTCAGTCCGTGGCGTTTAACCCGCGCTGGGAGTGGAGTGTTTTTGCACGCTGGTTCTTTGATCCGGTGATTCTTGAGGGGCTGGCGCAAACGCTGTTGCTGACGCTTATTGGTACGGTACTGAGCGTGGCCTTTGGCGGTTTACTGGCGCTGGCGCGGCTTTCCTCTTCATGGCTATTAAATAGCCTGGCGTGGAGTTATATCTGGCTGTTTCGCTCGCTGCCGCTGATTGTGGTGCTGATCATTCTGTATAACTTCTCCTATCTGTACGACACGCTGTCTATCGGCATCCCGTTTACTCAGATTCAGTGGGGAAGCTACCAGACGATTAATGTTCTCGGGCAGTTTTCTACCGCCGTTGTGGGCCTGACGCTGGTACAAAGCGCGTATACCGCAGAGATTATCCGCGGCGGCTTCTTGGGCGTTGACCACGGGCAATACGAAGCGGCGGCGGCATTAGGTTTACCGGCCTGGCGTCGTACCGTGCGTATTATTTTACCCCAGGCATTACGGACTATTTTGCCTTCCGGCTTTAATGAAATTATCAGCCTGGCGAAGGGGACGGCGATGGTTTACGTTCTGGCAATGCCGGAGCTGTTCTACACCATCCAGATGATTTACAACCGCACCCAGGAAGTGATCCCGCTATTAATGGTAGGCGCGGTCTGGTACCTGGTGATCACAAGCGTTCTGTCTCTGATTCAACACCTGGTTGAACGTTGGCTGGCACGCAGTGAACGCCGCTCTGCTATCAATCAACAAAACCCAGCCCGCAATCCATCCCGCCAGCCCGTGCTGCAAACTCAGGAGGCCGCTCATGTCCCTCTCCCATAA
- a CDS encoding amino acid ABC transporter ATP-binding protein, with translation MSLSHNHSGQTGHISITGVSKYFGRHKALDNVSLELEPGSVTVILGPSGSGKSTLLRAINHLERVDEGFIQIDGDYIGYRQAGDKLYELKEKEILRQRVNVGYVFQNFNLFPHLTVLENLIEAPIAHKQLNRKAAIEQAYQLLDVVGLRNKADAWSRHLSGGQQQRIAIARALALRPRVMLFDEPTSALDPELVGEVLDVIKKLARSGTTLVVVTHEIGFAREVADNVVFMVDGKIVEQGSSDEVLNHPQHSRTRQFLSKVL, from the coding sequence ATGTCCCTCTCCCATAATCATTCCGGCCAAACGGGTCATATTTCGATTACCGGCGTCAGCAAATATTTTGGTCGCCACAAGGCGCTCGATAACGTCTCTCTGGAGCTGGAACCGGGCTCAGTGACGGTGATTCTTGGGCCATCCGGTTCCGGTAAATCCACGCTATTACGGGCGATAAATCATCTCGAACGCGTGGATGAGGGCTTTATCCAGATTGATGGGGATTACATTGGCTATCGTCAGGCGGGAGACAAACTGTATGAGCTCAAAGAGAAAGAGATCCTGCGCCAGCGGGTTAACGTCGGGTATGTGTTCCAGAACTTTAATTTATTTCCGCACCTCACGGTGCTGGAAAATCTGATTGAAGCGCCGATTGCCCATAAGCAGCTTAATCGCAAAGCCGCTATTGAGCAGGCATATCAGTTGCTGGATGTGGTAGGGCTGCGCAATAAAGCGGACGCCTGGTCACGCCATCTTTCCGGCGGGCAACAGCAACGTATCGCGATTGCCCGTGCGCTGGCACTGCGTCCTCGTGTGATGCTGTTTGATGAACCCACCTCCGCCCTGGATCCGGAGCTGGTGGGTGAAGTGCTGGATGTGATTAAAAAACTGGCGCGTTCCGGCACGACGCTTGTGGTGGTTACGCATGAGATAGGCTTTGCCCGCGAAGTGGCGGATAACGTGGTGTTTATGGTCGATGGAAAAATTGTCGAGCAGGGTAGCAGCGATGAAGTGTTAAACCATCCGCAGCATTCGCGTACGCGTCAGTTTTTATCGAAAGTTCTTTAA
- a CDS encoding transporter substrate-binding domain-containing protein: protein MKFVPLALLLLSTTSFAQGTLDLKANEQPIHTAQDPVAISKIPQGFKFVEPGTLTVAISALNSPPLAMLASDNRTRIGSDPDIARLLADSLGLKLKLVPTAWEDWPLGITSGRYDVALVNIAVTEQRKTKFDFATYRVDSLAFSVKSDSKIQKIEGPADVAGLRIILGSGTNQEKILLGWNELNEREGRKPAQPIYLTDDASGNLYIQAGRADATFGPQSVAAYKAALTGTTRVVGLGPKKAYVATTTKKGNGLVYALQAALDGAAKRGEYQQVLARWGEKGEEVATSEVNPAGITYP from the coding sequence ATGAAATTTGTCCCACTGGCACTATTGCTGTTAAGTACCACGAGCTTTGCTCAAGGAACTCTCGACCTTAAAGCGAATGAACAGCCGATTCATACCGCGCAAGACCCCGTTGCTATCAGCAAAATTCCGCAGGGTTTTAAATTTGTTGAACCGGGAACGCTGACGGTGGCGATTTCCGCGCTTAACTCGCCGCCGCTTGCCATGCTGGCAAGTGATAATCGCACGAGGATCGGCAGCGATCCGGATATTGCCCGTCTGCTGGCTGATAGTTTAGGCCTGAAACTCAAGCTGGTGCCGACCGCATGGGAAGACTGGCCGCTGGGGATTACTTCCGGGCGATACGATGTTGCGCTGGTGAATATTGCCGTTACCGAGCAGCGGAAAACCAAGTTTGATTTTGCGACTTACCGCGTGGATTCCCTGGCGTTTTCAGTGAAATCAGACAGTAAAATTCAAAAAATTGAAGGGCCTGCGGATGTCGCCGGGCTGCGTATCATTTTAGGTTCGGGAACGAATCAGGAAAAAATCCTCCTGGGCTGGAATGAGCTAAACGAGCGCGAAGGGCGTAAACCGGCTCAGCCGATCTATCTGACCGATGATGCATCTGGCAATCTCTATATTCAGGCTGGACGTGCGGATGCGACTTTCGGCCCGCAAAGTGTTGCCGCCTATAAAGCCGCCCTCACGGGAACCACGCGGGTGGTTGGCCTTGGGCCTAAAAAGGCCTACGTTGCCACCACCACTAAGAAAGGAAATGGCCTGGTTTATGCGTTGCAGGCCGCACTTGATGGGGCGGCAAAGCGTGGTGAATACCAGCAGGTTCTGGCGCGTTGGGGAGAAAAGGGTGAAGAAGTGGCTACGTCTGAAGTGAACCCCGCAGGGATTACTTATCCGTAG
- a CDS encoding TetR/AcrR family transcriptional regulator, with protein sequence MKEKASVLKENILDAAITLFTEKGVEKVTTRELTEQVGIARSHIYHYFPDWQTLCVEAFSRFMYAELEYFTQKTRALPPEQGLNVFVEDYLPDRADAVWELYGSLWRLAVHNAVYAELALALTEKWDALLASIIEAGINSGVFRRSDVWRVTRQLGALLNGYSDQLIIDSAPLARVQALEDIQAFIHQALLA encoded by the coding sequence ATGAAAGAAAAAGCGTCTGTTCTGAAAGAGAATATTCTTGATGCCGCCATCACCCTTTTTACCGAAAAAGGGGTGGAAAAGGTCACAACCCGCGAGCTAACCGAACAGGTTGGCATCGCCCGCAGCCATATTTATCACTACTTCCCGGACTGGCAAACGCTCTGCGTTGAGGCCTTTTCCCGGTTTATGTATGCAGAGCTGGAATATTTTACTCAAAAGACACGCGCGTTGCCGCCCGAGCAGGGGCTGAATGTTTTTGTGGAAGACTATTTACCCGACCGCGCCGATGCAGTCTGGGAGCTGTATGGATCGCTCTGGCGCCTTGCGGTGCATAACGCGGTTTATGCCGAACTCGCCCTCGCGCTGACGGAAAAATGGGATGCGCTGCTGGCAAGTATTATTGAGGCGGGAATAAATAGCGGCGTTTTTCGCCGGAGTGACGTCTGGCGCGTTACCCGTCAGCTTGGGGCTTTGCTGAACGGGTATTCAGACCAACTTATTATTGATAGCGCTCCGCTCGCCCGCGTTCAGGCTCTGGAAGATATTCAGGCATTTATTCACCAGGCGCTTTTAGCCTGA
- a CDS encoding ABC transporter six-transmembrane domain-containing protein — protein sequence MHTSHQTAELTPSRGALNTLKKLAKLHSKKLVLTLLLVVAENIIYLLYPLMAGFAINAIIKGQPLHALLYALVVFIMWAIGAARRSMDTRTFARIYAGLAVPVILAQRKDKHDHSTIAARVTLSREFVDFFETHLPLLITSVASIIGAVVMLLTIEFWAGVACLSVLIFFALFLPGYTRKNEQLYEKLNDRLEKEVGFVGTASENTLNKHYNFLARVRIRLSDREAFGYLSIGIAAAFLFSMTILLMTVKGVGNAGHIYSVMTYMWMFAMSLDDGPSLLEKYSQLKEIGKRVNTGLSD from the coding sequence ATGCATACGTCTCATCAAACCGCCGAGCTTACGCCATCGCGCGGTGCCTTGAATACCCTAAAAAAGCTCGCAAAACTCCATAGCAAAAAGCTCGTATTAACCCTTTTGCTGGTGGTCGCCGAGAACATTATTTATCTGCTATATCCGTTAATGGCCGGTTTTGCGATTAACGCCATCATCAAAGGGCAGCCGCTTCATGCGTTGCTGTATGCGCTGGTGGTTTTCATCATGTGGGCAATTGGTGCTGCACGCCGCAGCATGGATACGCGCACCTTCGCCAGAATCTATGCCGGGCTCGCGGTGCCGGTGATCCTTGCCCAGCGCAAGGATAAACACGACCACTCAACGATCGCTGCTCGCGTGACACTGTCACGTGAATTTGTCGATTTTTTCGAAACGCACCTGCCGCTGCTTATCACGTCCGTAGCATCGATTATCGGCGCGGTCGTCATGTTACTCACCATTGAGTTCTGGGCGGGGGTGGCGTGCCTTAGCGTGCTGATTTTCTTCGCGCTGTTCCTGCCGGGTTATACCCGCAAAAACGAACAGCTTTATGAGAAGCTTAATGATCGGCTGGAAAAAGAGGTGGGGTTTGTCGGTACGGCCAGCGAGAACACGCTCAATAAGCATTACAACTTTTTGGCTCGCGTGCGCATTCGTTTATCGGATCGCGAAGCGTTTGGTTATTTATCGATTGGGATTGCCGCAGCGTTCCTGTTTTCCATGACCATTTTGCTGATGACCGTGAAAGGTGTCGGGAACGCCGGGCATATTTACTCTGTCATGACATACATGTGGATGTTTGCCATGAGCCTGGATGACGGCCCCTCTTTGCTGGAAAAGTACTCGCAGCTAAAAGAGATTGGTAAGCGCGTCAACACGGGTTTGAGCGATTAA
- the tyrP gene encoding tyrosine transporter TyrP, with protein MKNRTLGSIFIVAGTTIGAGMLAMPLASAGVGFGVTLLLLIGLWGLMCYTALLLVEVYQHVSADTGLGSLARRYLGKPGQWLTGFSMLFLMYALTAAYISGAGELLAASLSQWLSTPVSVSAGVLLFTIVAGGVVCVGTHMVDMFNRVLFSAKIVMLVVMLGLMMPHIHHTNLLTLPLEKGLALSAIPVIFTSFGFHGSVPSIVSYLDGNLRKLRWVFIIGSAIPLVAYIFWQVATLGAIDSGVFRGLLANHSGLNGLLQAVREVVASPHVELAVHLFADLALATSFLGVSLGLFDYLSDLFNRNRKASGRAQTGLMTFVPPLVFALFYPQGFVMALGYAGVALAILALIVPSLLVWKSRELQKEPGYRVAGGKPLLILVFACGIAVIIIQALIATGALPEVG; from the coding sequence GTGAAGAATCGCACTCTTGGCAGTATTTTCATCGTGGCAGGAACCACAATAGGCGCAGGAATGTTGGCTATGCCGCTGGCTTCTGCGGGCGTCGGATTTGGGGTGACGTTACTGTTACTTATCGGCCTGTGGGGATTGATGTGCTATACCGCGCTGCTGTTGGTGGAAGTCTATCAGCACGTTTCTGCGGACACCGGGCTTGGCAGCCTCGCCCGCCGTTATCTGGGTAAACCGGGGCAATGGCTCACCGGTTTTAGTATGTTATTCCTGATGTATGCGCTGACCGCGGCATATATCAGCGGTGCCGGGGAACTGCTCGCCGCAAGTCTAAGCCAGTGGCTTTCGACCCCTGTTTCGGTATCCGCAGGCGTTTTGCTGTTCACTATTGTTGCCGGTGGCGTGGTTTGCGTCGGCACGCATATGGTGGATATGTTCAACCGCGTATTGTTTAGCGCCAAGATAGTGATGTTGGTGGTGATGCTGGGGTTGATGATGCCGCACATTCACCACACCAATCTGCTCACTTTGCCGCTTGAAAAAGGGCTGGCGCTTTCCGCTATTCCCGTGATTTTTACCTCATTTGGTTTCCATGGCAGCGTGCCGAGCATTGTGAGTTACCTGGATGGCAACCTGCGTAAACTGCGTTGGGTGTTTATCATCGGCAGCGCGATTCCCCTGGTCGCTTACATCTTCTGGCAGGTAGCAACCCTTGGCGCGATTGATTCAGGCGTATTCCGTGGATTGCTGGCGAATCATTCCGGTCTGAATGGTTTGCTCCAGGCGGTGCGTGAAGTGGTAGCGTCCCCACATGTTGAACTGGCAGTCCATCTGTTTGCCGACCTCGCGCTGGCAACCTCTTTCCTGGGCGTCTCTCTGGGGCTATTTGATTACCTCAGCGACCTGTTCAACCGCAATCGTAAAGCCTCCGGACGGGCGCAAACTGGGCTTATGACTTTTGTTCCGCCGCTGGTTTTCGCCCTGTTCTATCCGCAAGGTTTTGTGATGGCGCTGGGTTATGCCGGTGTAGCGCTGGCCATTCTTGCGCTGATCGTCCCTTCGCTTTTAGTCTGGAAAAGCCGGGAGTTACAAAAAGAGCCTGGCTATCGTGTTGCGGGCGGCAAACCGCTGCTGATTTTGGTTTTCGCCTGCGGCATTGCCGTGATCATTATCCAGGCATTGATTGCCACAGGCGCATTGCCTGAGGTCGGTTAA
- a CDS encoding VOC family protein encodes MKKPDWFNNVENRTHPWEGMGLTWLTTALNVPDVRAAIDFYTGAMGMVAIAELENDEGEMLFARIRYRGTNFTINKEGWDSDLSCPQTSGSPTPFIFYMYVDDATTLVNEMVRAGATLMNAPAEMFWGDLKARVKDPFGFIWDIAQKL; translated from the coding sequence GTGAAAAAACCAGACTGGTTTAACAATGTTGAAAATCGCACGCATCCATGGGAAGGCATGGGGCTAACCTGGCTGACCACCGCCCTTAACGTGCCCGATGTCCGAGCCGCCATTGATTTTTATACCGGCGCAATGGGCATGGTGGCCATTGCCGAATTAGAAAACGACGAGGGTGAAATGCTATTCGCTCGCATTCGCTATCGCGGAACGAACTTTACGATTAACAAAGAAGGCTGGGATTCAGATCTGAGTTGCCCGCAAACATCAGGTTCCCCAACGCCGTTCATTTTCTATATGTATGTTGATGACGCAACGACGCTAGTAAATGAAATGGTTCGGGCTGGCGCAACGCTGATGAATGCACCTGCAGAAATGTTCTGGGGCGATTTAAAAGCGCGGGTAAAAGATCCTTTTGGATTTATCTGGGATATCGCGCAAAAGCTGTAA
- a CDS encoding AraC family transcriptional regulator, which yields MIKNGHLDDKQIVRLDYQPTGTYSLDIEIFSGSGLRKRLGREQMRLPHQHTFGMLIFINEGECVQWIDFMPVNCKVGSLLTISPGQAHRFAEDNHWDGWIMLFRPEFISAPTLKRPQTFNFRVKELTQKIPSHLVLDEREQGIVVQAIELMREDAGLAGDSSEINALLHHQFFALLLRLSIAHGHNGKGADKPSHAMQRFKAFKELVEDNYARWHQVAQYANHLGCSEKSLTRATVEAASVTAKNIIASRINLEAKRLLANSTTPVALIADQLGFDEATNFVKFFKREVACTPGEFRKKQWEIKSPSHA from the coding sequence ATGATAAAAAACGGACATCTAGATGATAAGCAGATCGTCAGGCTGGATTATCAGCCAACCGGTACCTACTCACTGGACATCGAAATTTTTTCTGGTTCGGGTTTAAGAAAGCGCCTGGGTAGGGAACAGATGCGACTACCGCATCAACATACTTTTGGAATGCTTATTTTTATCAATGAAGGTGAATGCGTTCAGTGGATTGATTTCATGCCCGTTAACTGCAAAGTGGGATCGCTTCTGACGATATCCCCAGGCCAGGCTCATCGGTTTGCGGAGGATAACCACTGGGATGGCTGGATCATGTTATTCCGCCCGGAGTTTATTTCCGCGCCAACGTTGAAAAGACCACAGACCTTTAATTTCAGAGTAAAAGAACTCACGCAGAAAATTCCCAGCCATCTTGTTCTGGACGAAAGGGAGCAAGGAATTGTGGTGCAGGCGATTGAGTTGATGAGGGAAGATGCAGGATTGGCAGGTGACAGCAGTGAAATCAACGCGTTATTGCATCACCAGTTTTTTGCACTTTTACTGCGTCTTTCTATCGCGCATGGCCACAATGGGAAGGGTGCAGATAAGCCATCGCATGCTATGCAGCGTTTTAAAGCCTTTAAAGAGTTGGTTGAAGATAATTACGCCAGGTGGCATCAGGTTGCGCAATATGCAAATCACCTGGGATGTTCAGAGAAGAGTTTGACTCGTGCCACCGTTGAGGCGGCAAGTGTGACAGCCAAAAACATTATCGCTTCGCGAATCAATCTTGAAGCAAAACGACTTTTAGCAAACTCCACGACGCCCGTCGCACTTATTGCAGATCAACTCGGTTTTGATGAAGCCACCAATTTTGTGAAATTTTTCAAACGCGAAGTTGCCTGTACACCGGGCGAGTTTAGAAAGAAGCAGTGGGAAATAAAATCCCCGAGCCATGCGTAA